A portion of the Archocentrus centrarchus isolate MPI-CPG fArcCen1 chromosome 19, fArcCen1, whole genome shotgun sequence genome contains these proteins:
- the sgca gene encoding alpha-sarcoglycan isoform X1, translating to MAGCGSWVFFLTVCAASLFGASAEIKVTIPVGKFFTHELLREPFQNDFEPLAKLYAGRLYNDPIIFKCNKQNFPDLPEWLRFTQRHPYDNGFLYGTPTSPGKSTIEMYAINKRSYDTVRHLLIIEVVAEKMLPYQAEVFIKLREIEKVLPSTVQDELKQDLQKLWGTQTLEIINITNALDRGGRVPLPLAGHFEGVYVKVGSKKYFSDCLRRVLTPQHQKQCKAEAKVKVPGECTFCSNPSNCITWCKTELFDLTKLKPQPPAPTMGSGILEAGDDFNPLESPPSRDYFPDYIVTVIVPLIIAIVLCLLLAYIMFGRREGVSKRNARTNQIQLYHHYTIHENTDELRSMAGSRGVPPPLSTLPMFNSRTGERASPVQSDSIPLIMAQQDPYSDTLPRK from the exons ATGGCAGGCTGTGGGAGCTGGGTCTTCTTTTTAACAG TGTGTGCTGCCAGTTTGTTTGGGGCCAGTGCTGAGATCAAAGTTACCATTCCTGTGGGGAAGTTTTTTACACATGAGCTGCTGAGAGAGCCTTTCCAGAACGACTTTGAACCTTTGGCCAAACTCTACG CCGGCCGCTTATACAATGACCCCATAATTTTTAAGTGCAACAAGCAGAATTTCCCAGACCTCCCAGAGTGGCTGCGCTTCACCCAAAGGCACCCCTATGACAATGGCTTCCTGTATGGCACACCAACATCTCCAGGAAAAAGTACAATTGAG ATGTATGCCATCAACAAGCGGAGTTACGACACAGTCAGACACCTTCTCATAATCGAAGTCGTTGCAG AGAAGATGCTGCCCTATCAAGCCGAAGTCTTCATCAAACTGAGAGAGATTGAAAAAGTGCTGCCCTCTACTGTTCAGGATGAGCTAAAGCAGGATTTGCAGAAGCTGTGGGGGACACAGACCTTAGAAATAATCAACATAACCAACGCCCTCGACCGTGGGGGCAGAGTCCCCCTCCCTCTCGCGGGACACTTTGAAGG tgtgtacgTGAAGGTGGGGTCAAAGAAGTATTTCTCAGATTGTCTCCGGAGGGTGCTGACTCCCCAGCACCAAAAGCAGTGCAAAGCAGAGGCCAAAGTCAAGGTCCCCGGAGAATGCACCTTCTGCAGCAATCCCAGCAACTGTATCACCTGGTGCAAGACGGAGCTG TTTGATCTGACAAAGCTGAAGCCACAGCCACCTGCTCCCACCATGGGTTCAGGGATTTTGGAAGCAGGAGATGACTTCAACCCTCTAGAGTCTCCCCCGAGCAGAGACTATTTCCCAGACTATATCGTGACAGTGATTGTGCCCCTGATCATTGCTATCGTCCTGTGTCTGCTGCTGGCCTACATCATGTTCGGCAGACGAGAGGGAGT TTCTAAAAGGAATGCAAGAACAAACCA AATTCAGCTGTACCACCACTACACCATTCACGAGAACACCGACGAGCTGAGGAGCATGGCCGGAAGCCGAGGCGTCCCTCCGCCTCTCTCCACGCTGCCCATGTTTAACAGCCGAACTGGAGAGAGAGCCTCACCGGTGCAGTCTGACAGCATCCCCCTCATCATGGCCCAGCA AGATCCATACAGTGACACGCTGCCCAG gAAGTGA
- the sgca gene encoding alpha-sarcoglycan isoform X2 has product MAGCGSWVFFLTVCAASLFGASAEIKVTIPVGKFFTHELLREPFQNDFEPLAKLYAGRLYNDPIIFKCNKQNFPDLPEWLRFTQRHPYDNGFLYGTPTSPGKSTIEMYAINKRSYDTVRHLLIIEVVAEKMLPYQAEVFIKLREIEKVLPSTVQDELKQDLQKLWGTQTLEIINITNALDRGGRVPLPLAGHFEGVYVKVGSKKYFSDCLRRVLTPQHQKQCKAEAKVKVPGECTFCSNPSNCITWCKTELFDLTKLKPQPPAPTMGSGILEAGDDFNPLESPPSRDYFPDYIVTVIVPLIIAIVLCLLLAYIMFGRREGVSKRNARTNQIQLYHHYTIHENTDELRSMAGSRGVPPPLSTLPMFNSRTGERASPVQSDSIPLIMAQQDPYSDTLPR; this is encoded by the exons ATGGCAGGCTGTGGGAGCTGGGTCTTCTTTTTAACAG TGTGTGCTGCCAGTTTGTTTGGGGCCAGTGCTGAGATCAAAGTTACCATTCCTGTGGGGAAGTTTTTTACACATGAGCTGCTGAGAGAGCCTTTCCAGAACGACTTTGAACCTTTGGCCAAACTCTACG CCGGCCGCTTATACAATGACCCCATAATTTTTAAGTGCAACAAGCAGAATTTCCCAGACCTCCCAGAGTGGCTGCGCTTCACCCAAAGGCACCCCTATGACAATGGCTTCCTGTATGGCACACCAACATCTCCAGGAAAAAGTACAATTGAG ATGTATGCCATCAACAAGCGGAGTTACGACACAGTCAGACACCTTCTCATAATCGAAGTCGTTGCAG AGAAGATGCTGCCCTATCAAGCCGAAGTCTTCATCAAACTGAGAGAGATTGAAAAAGTGCTGCCCTCTACTGTTCAGGATGAGCTAAAGCAGGATTTGCAGAAGCTGTGGGGGACACAGACCTTAGAAATAATCAACATAACCAACGCCCTCGACCGTGGGGGCAGAGTCCCCCTCCCTCTCGCGGGACACTTTGAAGG tgtgtacgTGAAGGTGGGGTCAAAGAAGTATTTCTCAGATTGTCTCCGGAGGGTGCTGACTCCCCAGCACCAAAAGCAGTGCAAAGCAGAGGCCAAAGTCAAGGTCCCCGGAGAATGCACCTTCTGCAGCAATCCCAGCAACTGTATCACCTGGTGCAAGACGGAGCTG TTTGATCTGACAAAGCTGAAGCCACAGCCACCTGCTCCCACCATGGGTTCAGGGATTTTGGAAGCAGGAGATGACTTCAACCCTCTAGAGTCTCCCCCGAGCAGAGACTATTTCCCAGACTATATCGTGACAGTGATTGTGCCCCTGATCATTGCTATCGTCCTGTGTCTGCTGCTGGCCTACATCATGTTCGGCAGACGAGAGGGAGT TTCTAAAAGGAATGCAAGAACAAACCA AATTCAGCTGTACCACCACTACACCATTCACGAGAACACCGACGAGCTGAGGAGCATGGCCGGAAGCCGAGGCGTCCCTCCGCCTCTCTCCACGCTGCCCATGTTTAACAGCCGAACTGGAGAGAGAGCCTCACCGGTGCAGTCTGACAGCATCCCCCTCATCATGGCCCAGCA AGATCCATACAGTGACACGCTGCCCAGGTAA